A single Solidesulfovibrio sp. DNA region contains:
- a CDS encoding DUF362 domain-containing protein: MPDPRDGPTAGLSRRQALKLLGAAGLVAAGAAAGCKAPAPGADMAPAVFVAKAADYTVELGAILRRGLAELGLGRTEVAGKRVLLKPNLVEPHAGAGHINTHPLVVRAAAEAFLALGAAAVTVAEGAGHRRDSWLVLEESGLGEVLAEDRLPFADLNTGPVHMAKNLGGVSKLGDLWLPDALARADFVVSVAKMKIHHWAGVTLSMKNLFGVMPGTIYGWPKNVLHFAGIEPAILDIAATVRPDLAIVDGIVGMEGDGPIMGDPVAAGVLVMGRNGLAVDATCCRIMGVDPARIGYLRRADGVLGTIEAGRIRQRGEEPASVRRDFALLDFVPAHGGIRLAP; the protein is encoded by the coding sequence ATGCCTGATCCGAGAGACGGCCCAACCGCCGGCCTGAGCCGCCGGCAGGCCCTCAAGCTGCTGGGCGCGGCCGGCCTGGTCGCCGCCGGCGCGGCGGCCGGCTGCAAGGCGCCGGCCCCGGGCGCCGACATGGCCCCCGCCGTTTTCGTGGCCAAGGCGGCCGATTACACCGTCGAGCTGGGCGCGATCCTGCGCCGGGGACTGGCCGAACTGGGCCTGGGCCGGACGGAGGTCGCCGGCAAGCGCGTGCTGCTCAAACCCAATCTGGTCGAACCCCATGCCGGGGCCGGCCACATCAACACCCATCCGCTGGTGGTGCGGGCGGCGGCCGAGGCCTTCCTGGCCCTGGGCGCGGCCGCGGTGACCGTGGCCGAGGGGGCGGGCCATCGCCGCGACAGCTGGCTGGTCCTGGAGGAGTCGGGCCTGGGCGAGGTGCTGGCCGAGGACCGGCTGCCCTTTGCCGACCTCAATACCGGGCCGGTCCACATGGCGAAAAACCTGGGCGGCGTCAGCAAGCTCGGCGACCTGTGGCTGCCCGACGCCCTGGCCCGGGCCGATTTCGTGGTGTCCGTGGCCAAGATGAAGATCCACCACTGGGCCGGGGTGACGCTGTCCATGAAAAACCTCTTCGGTGTCATGCCCGGGACGATCTACGGCTGGCCGAAAAACGTCCTGCACTTCGCCGGCATCGAGCCCGCGATCCTGGATATCGCCGCCACGGTGCGCCCGGACCTGGCCATCGTGGACGGCATCGTCGGCATGGAGGGCGACGGCCCCATCATGGGCGATCCCGTGGCCGCCGGGGTCCTGGTCATGGGGCGCAACGGCCTGGCCGTGGACGCCACCTGCTGCCGGATCATGGGCGTGGACCCGGCGCGCATCGGCTATCTGCGCCGGGCCGACGGCGTCCTGGGGACCATCGAGGCCGGCCGCATCCGGCAGCGCGGCGAGGAGCCCGCCTCGGTGCGCCGGGATTTCGCCCTGCTCGATTTCGTGCCGGCCCATGGCGGCATCCGGCTTGCGCCCTAG
- a CDS encoding ChaN family lipoprotein, giving the protein MLAALGLCLAFWIAGAGCSPGGGAGLLDVHSGARLSLAQAAGELAGSRLVVVGEDHSRPAHRRFQAALIRALAGTGAGVAVGLEMFPASAQALLDGYGAGTVDEAAVEKAFAAYWGQGWESYREVLRACRELGLPLVGLNVPREVVRKVAREGFAALSPGERGALPMVACRVDREYEAFLRRVAGDHGVGLDFRKFCEAQLVWDTAMAVAARDALAAHPGRLLVVLCGASHAWKPAVPHQLRQLAPQLSLRVVLPEAPGRLEPATAGPGDCDYLALGL; this is encoded by the coding sequence TTGCTGGCGGCCCTGGGCCTTTGCCTGGCCTTTTGGATTGCCGGGGCGGGCTGTTCCCCGGGCGGCGGGGCCGGGCTGCTCGACGTCCACTCCGGGGCGCGCCTGTCCCTGGCCCAGGCGGCCGGGGAACTGGCCGGCAGCCGGTTGGTGGTGGTGGGCGAGGACCACTCCCGGCCGGCCCACCGCCGCTTCCAGGCGGCGCTGATCCGGGCGCTGGCCGGGACCGGGGCCGGGGTGGCCGTGGGCCTGGAGATGTTTCCGGCCTCGGCCCAGGCGCTCCTGGACGGCTACGGGGCCGGGACCGTGGACGAGGCCGCCGTGGAAAAGGCCTTCGCGGCCTATTGGGGCCAGGGCTGGGAGTCGTACCGGGAGGTGCTGCGGGCTTGCCGCGAGTTGGGGCTGCCGCTGGTCGGCCTCAACGTCCCCCGGGAGGTCGTGCGCAAGGTGGCCCGGGAGGGCTTCGCCGCCCTGTCGCCCGGGGAGCGGGGGGCGCTGCCCATGGTGGCCTGCCGGGTGGACCGGGAATACGAGGCGTTCCTGCGGCGGGTGGCCGGGGATCACGGCGTCGGGCTCGATTTCCGCAAGTTCTGCGAGGCCCAACTCGTCTGGGACACGGCCATGGCCGTGGCCGCCAGGGACGCCCTGGCCGCCCATCCCGGGAGGCTCTTGGTGGTGCTGTGCGGCGCCAGCCACGCCTGGAAGCCGGCCGTGCCGCACCAGTTGCGCCAGCTCGCCCCGCAGCTTTCGCTTCGCGTCGTCCTGCCCGAGGCCCCCGGCCGGCTGGAGCCGGCCACGGCCGGCCCCGGCGACTGCGACTACCTGGCCCTGGGGCTGTGA
- a CDS encoding DUF333 domain-containing protein, with amino-acid sequence MHRFLILAAALSLLALTAVPAPAQLVGLPNPASTFCVEAGGTLVINDTATGQVGNCILPGGLAVDEWALYRFFSDWTSPLAW; translated from the coding sequence ATGCACCGCTTCCTGATCCTCGCCGCGGCCCTGTCGCTGCTGGCCCTGACCGCCGTTCCGGCCCCGGCCCAGTTGGTGGGCCTGCCCAACCCGGCCTCGACGTTTTGCGTGGAGGCCGGCGGCACGCTCGTCATCAACGACACGGCCACGGGCCAGGTGGGCAACTGCATCCTGCCCGGCGGCCTGGCCGTGGACGAATGGGCGCTGTACCGGTTTTTCTCCGACTGGACGAGCCCGCTGGCCTGGTAG